A genomic segment from Corylus avellana chromosome ca5, CavTom2PMs-1.0 encodes:
- the LOC132181288 gene encoding putative disease resistance protein At1g50180 produces the protein MAESIVSFVEERLGDLIIREATLIEGAREQIKKMQIELRRMKCFLEDADKRQNEDESVQNWVSEIRDAAYDAQDAIEAFTLDEMLSKKRENVFKRSFAFLKEPIKLHKVGSEIEAIKARIAELSQSLQTYGVNAAREEGSTSANLHRQRQKQLRWSYSHNLEEYIVGLDENIKQVVSELVKEKSGSISASICGMGGLGKTTLAKKVFHHSSVRRHFEGFAWAYVSQDCKRKDVWEGILLSISSPSKDERDQIMKMREDELPKKLNQVLEEKRCLVVLDDIWDAEAWDILSPAFPKAMRSSKMLLTTRNRDVALHVDPKGFLHEPRCLNEEDSWDLFQKKAFSRRHPDPRTCEEMEKLGRDMVARCGGLPLAINVLGGLLATKETLSEWHTVHRSNIKSYLRRGAAQGQQSTVHDVLALSYHELPHQLKPCFLYLCQFPEDYEIPKKKLIRLWVAEGFVSPRYEHEGETLEDVAEHYLADLVNRCMAQVGVIGASGRIKSCRLHDLMRDLCLSKAKQENFLHIVTHSDHAAANPLTSSTGKIRRLAIFSDPDFFPENYKDHPQIRSLLYFIKDNSSINSVPKCFKLLRVLDLEGSKMAPEGELPEKIGTLIHLRFLSLKKTGIREFPPSIGNLLCLETLNLETIDEFSWESTVVIPTVIWTMEQLRHLYLPKWCDYSTDDNKLSLTNLTNLLTLVNFPANKCEVSDLLSLTSLRKLVLNEPRHFQEFGEIFNRPNGKYLNSLRSLSMKTELLSFPDIVVNVPQVVRGCPLLSKLHVEGRIQKLPDYNHPYLIKLSLWGSKLVEDPMPILEKLPILRYLNGWDAFAGKKMVCSKDGFPKLKTLVLRGFPSLEEWTVEEGAMPCLFRLEILQCSKLKSVPDGLRFVRALQELEFRWMPIAFKHRLEKKGEDFSQVQHVPSIVFL, from the exons ATGGCGGAGAGTATAGTGTCGTTTGTTGAGGAAAGGCTTGGCGACCTTATAATTAGAGAAGCAACACTTATAGAAGGGGCGAGAGAGCAAATCAAGAAGATGCAAATCGAATTAAGGCGCATGAAGTGCTTCTTAGAAGACGCAGACAAAAGGCAAAACGAAGATGAGAGTGTTCAAAATTGGGTTTCAGAGATTCGGGATGCTGCTTACGATGCTCAGGATGCAATAGAAGCTTTCACCCTTGATGAAATGCTGtccaagaagagagaaaatgtgTTCAAGAGGTCGTTTGCTTTTCTCAAAGAACCCATCAAACTTCACAAAGTGGGGTCCGAGATTGAAGCCATTAAAGCCAGAATCGCGGAGCTCTCCCAAAGCTTACAAACTTATGGTGTGAATGCTGCGAGAGAAGAAGGCTCCACCTCAGCGAACCTGCACAGGCAAAGGCAAAAGCAATTGAGATGGTCTTATTCCCACAATCTGGAAGAGTATATTGTGGGGTTGGACGAAAACATAAAACAAGTAGTTTCAGAGCTGGTGAAGGAAAAAAGTGGCAGTATATCTGCGTCCATATGCGGGATGGGTGGTCTAGGCAAGACCACTCTTGCCAAGAAAGTGTTTCACCACAGTAGCGTTAGGCGGCATTTTGAAGGTTTTGCTTGGGCTTATGTGTCTCAAGATTGCAAAAGAAAAGATGTTTGGGAAGGAATTTTGCTAAGTATTTCCTCGCCATCGAAAGACGAGAGGGATCAGAtaatgaaaatgagagaggaCGAGCTGCCAAAGAAGCTTAATCAAGTTCTGGAAGAGAAAAGGTGTTTGGTCGTGCTGGACGATATTTGGGACGCCGAGGCATGGGATATTCTTTCTCCTGCCTTCCCAAAAGCAATGAGGAGCAGCAAAATGTTACTAACAACTCGGAACAGAGATGTAGCATTGCATGTTGATCCAAAAGGATTTCTACATGAACCGCGCTGTTTAAATGAAGAAGACAGTTGGGACTTGTTTCAGAAGAAGGCATTTTCAAGAAGACATCCAG aCCCCAGAACTTGCGAAGAGATGGAGAAGTTAGGGAGGGACATGGTGGCGAGGTGTGGTGGTTTACCGTTGGCTATCAACGTGCTTGGAGGACTTTTGGCAACCAAAGAAACACTGAGTGAGTGGCATACGGTGCACAGAAGTAATATAAAATCGTATTTAAGGAGAGGCGCCGCCCAAGGACAACAATCAACCGTTCACGATGTATTGGCTTTGAGCTACCATGAATTGCCTCACCAATTGAAACCCTGTTTCCTCTATCTCTGCCAGTTTCCAGAGGACTACGAaatcccaaaaaagaaattgattcGATTGTGGGTGGCGGAAGGCTTTGTGTCGCCCAGATACGAGCATGAGGGAGAGACGTTGGAAGATGTTGCAGAACACTACTTGGCTGATTTGGTAAATAGATGCATGGCTCAAGTGGGTGTGATTGGGGCAAGTGGGAGGATCAAATCCTGCCGCCTCCACGATCTTATGCGCGACCTCTGCTTGTCAAAGGCAAAACAGGAGAATTTTCTCCACATTGTAACTCATTCTGATCACGCAGCTGCCAATCCTTTGACGTCATCAACTGGTAAAATCCGAAGACTAGCCATATTTTCTGACCCTGATTTTTTCCCAGAAAATTACAAAGATCATCCTCAGATCAGGTCCCTTTTATACTTCATTAAAGATAACAGCTCAATCAATTCTGTGCCCAAGTGCTTCAAATTGCTTAGAGTTTTGGATCTGGAAGGAAGCAAGATGGCGCCGGAAGGGGAGTTACCTGAGAAAATAGGAACACTGATTCATTTGAGGTTCTTGAGCTTAAAGAAAACTGGTATCCGGGAGTTCCCTCCTTCCATAGGCAATTTGCTGTGCTTGGAGACCCTGAATCTGGAAACCATTGACGAATTTAGCTGGGAATCGACTGTAGTAATCCCGACTGTGATATGGACGATGGAGCAGTTGAGACATTTGTATCTTCCCAAGTGGTGTGACTATTCAACTGATGATAATAAGCTGTCACTCACAAATCTGACCAACTTGCTGACACTTGTAAACTTTCCTGCAAACAAATGTGAAGTGAGCGATCTTCTAAGTTTGACCAGTCTTAGAAAATTGGTGCTAAATGAGCCACGGCACTTCCAAGAGTTCGGGGAAATCTTCAATCGCCCCAACGGTAAATATTTAAACAGCCTTCGGTCCTTGTCGATGAAGACTGAATTGCTTTCATTCCCTGACATCGTAGTAAATGTACCGCAAGTCGTACGAGGTTGTCCTCTTCTTAGCAAGCTACACGTGGAAGGGCGGATACAGAAGCTGCCGGATTACAACCATCCATACCTCATCAAGTTGAGTTTGTGGGGATCGAAACTTGTGGAAGACCCGATGCCTATTCTGGAGAAGCTGCCGATTTTGAGATACCTGAACGGATGGGATGCTTTCGCGGGGAAGAAAATGGTTTGCTCGAAAGATGGTTTTCCTAAACTGAAAACATTAGTCTTGCGGGGGTTTCCTAGTTTAGAGGAGTGGACGGTGGAGGAAGGTGCCATGCCCTGTCTTTTCCGTTTGGAGATTTTACAATGCAGCAAGTTGAAGTCGGTTCCAGATGGACTGAGGTTTGTGAGGGCCCTCCAGGAACTGGAGTTTCGATGGATGCCAATAGCATTCAAACATAGACttgaaaaaaaaggagaggatTTCAGCCAAGTCCAGCACGTGCCTTCCATTGTTTTTCTCTGA